TGGGTGACCGAGGTGCTCAAACGACAAATCATCCGCATCACCCCGAAGGGGGATGCGACCGCGTTTGCGGTTCCCGGGAAGGATGTTGGTGTCCTCCAGGGATTGGCCGTGGGGCCAGATGGCAATCTGTGGTTCACCTCGCGCGAGGAGAACGCGATTCGCCGGATCACGCTAAAGGGGGAGTTCGACAGCACGTTCCCGATCCCCTCGAAGGCGGTAGTCGAGAACAAGGTGACGAAGGGCACATGGCCCCGCGGGATCACGGCCGGTCCGGACGGAAACTTGTGGTTCGCGGAGATGACCGGAAACAAGATCGGCCGGATCACCCCGAAGGGCGAAATTACCGAGTACCCGGTTCCGACCGACGACGCGCAGCCCTACGGGGTCGTGACCGGTCCGGACAAGATGATCTGGTTCACCGAGAGCGCAACCGGAAAGATCGGGCGACTCAATCCGAAGACCGGGAAAATCGAAGAGTTCCGCTTGGCTGATTCCAAGGCCCGACCGCGCGACATTACGAACGGTCCGGATGGTAATTTGTGGTTCTCTGAGAACGGCGCCGATCGAATCAGCCGGATCACCCCGAAGGGTGAAGTGTCCGGATTCGAGTTGCCCAAAGGAACACAGCCGATCGGCATCGCGACGGGCGGCGACGGGAACGTGTGGTTCACCGCGTTCAAGACGCACAAGATCGGGCGCATCACACCGGCCGGGAAGCTATCGTGGTTCGACCTGAAGACCGAAAACGCTCAGCCGTTCGGTATGACGGCCGGTCCGGACGGGACCGTGTGGTTCACGGAGCAGGCCAACCGGGTCGGGCAGATCGACACGAAGAACGCGGGCAAATAGTTCTGAAACGCGCGCGGGTCAATTGACCCGCGCGTGCCGATTCGCACCTCAATTTGCTGTCACCTCGCAGTCGTTCACAAGCCCGATGCTCGCTGACTCTCCCGAGTTGCGTAACACGACACACGAGTCCGCGGTATCTCCCTCGGGAGCAATATGCGCCGGAAGTCGCTCCCCCGAGGAGCATTATGAACCCCCTGTCCCAAATTCCGTTCTCGGTCCTCGATCTCTCGCCGATTCGCCGCGGCGGAACGGCCGCCGAGTCCTTTCGCAACACGCTCGCCCTGGCGCAGCACGTCGAGCGCTGGGGTTACCAACGGTACTGGGTGGCCGAGCACCACGGCATCCCGGGTGTGGCCAGCGCCGCTACTGCGGTTCTGATTGGGCAAATCGCAACTTGTACCGCGTCGATCCGCGTCGGATCCGGGGGCATTATGCTCCCGAATCACGCGCCACTGGTGATTGCCGAGCAGTTCGGGACACTCGTATCCTTGTTCCCGGGGCGCATTGACCTCGGGTTGGGGCGCGCACCCGGTGGCGACCACCGAACGGCCCGTGCGCTGCGCCGGAACTTCGGCAGCGACACGTTTCCGCAAGACCTGGAAGAACTGCGCGGGTACTTCCGGCCCGGCGGTCCCGGGAACGGCGTTCACGCAGTCCCCGGCGAGGGGTTGGACGTGCCGGTCTGGTTGCTCGGGTCGAGCGATTTCTCCGCCCGGCTCGCCGCACGACTCGGGCTGCCGTTCGCGTTCGCTTCGCACTTCGCCCCGGACTACCTCCACGAAGCTCTGGCCCTCTACCGGCGGCACTTCGAGCCTTCTGCGGCACTGACTAAACCGCTGGTCATGGTCGGCG
This region of Gemmata massiliana genomic DNA includes:
- a CDS encoding Vgb family protein, with amino-acid sequence MIARFILAVLVSGAVLVPTRAAEPIVEHALPGTGQRPQAIVVGPDGNVWVTEVLKRQIIRITPKGDATAFAVPGKDVGVLQGLAVGPDGNLWFTSREENAIRRITLKGEFDSTFPIPSKAVVENKVTKGTWPRGITAGPDGNLWFAEMTGNKIGRITPKGEITEYPVPTDDAQPYGVVTGPDKMIWFTESATGKIGRLNPKTGKIEEFRLADSKARPRDITNGPDGNLWFSENGADRISRITPKGEVSGFELPKGTQPIGIATGGDGNVWFTAFKTHKIGRITPAGKLSWFDLKTENAQPFGMTAGPDGTVWFTEQANRVGQIDTKNAGK
- a CDS encoding LLM class flavin-dependent oxidoreductase; the protein is MNPLSQIPFSVLDLSPIRRGGTAAESFRNTLALAQHVERWGYQRYWVAEHHGIPGVASAATAVLIGQIATCTASIRVGSGGIMLPNHAPLVIAEQFGTLVSLFPGRIDLGLGRAPGGDHRTARALRRNFGSDTFPQDLEELRGYFRPGGPGNGVHAVPGEGLDVPVWLLGSSDFSARLAARLGLPFAFASHFAPDYLHEALALYRRHFEPSAALTKPLVMVGVNAVAADTHNEAHRLFTSVQQAFLNLVRGTPGLLPPPVESMDGLWSPIERAHVERMTLCSAVGSPDVVQRGLEAIAESTGADELIVTGQIYDHTARLRSFELVAEMQREK